The genomic region CGGCGGGCATCAACCACATCGAGGCGTACATCCGGCAGGGCCGCTTCCCCGACGAGGTGCCGACCGCGTTCCCGAACGGGCAGGGCAGCGACTTCGCCGGGTGCATCGCGGCCGTCGGCGAGGGCGTCACCCGCTTCCGGAAGGGCCAGGACGTCCTCGGCCACACCGTCATGGCCGCGCACGCGACGCACGTGGTCGTGCCCGCGGGCAACGTCGTCCTGAAGCCCGCGCAGCTCCCGTGGGAGGTCGCGGGCGGCCTCTTCCTCGCGGGCCTCGTCGCGCACGACGTGCTGCACGCCGTCACGGTCGGCGAGGGCGACACGCGCGTCGTCACCGCCGCGGCGGGCGGTGTCGGCAGCATCGAGGCGCAGCTCGCGATGCGGCGCGGCGCCCGCGTCATCGGCACGTGCGGCGAGCGGAACTTCGACTACCTGCGCCAGATCGGCGTCACCCCGGTGGTCTACGGCGACGGCCTCGCCGACCGGATCCGCGCGGCGGCCCCGAACGGCGTGCAGGGCTTCGTCGACAACTTCGGCGGCGGCGAGCCCGTGGCCGAGGAGCTGGGCGTGGCGGGGAAGCGCTTCAGCTCGAGCGACGACCGCCGGGAGCTCGAGCTCGAGGCCGTCCTGCCGCCCGTGGAGGAGGACGACGTCCACCGCTCCCGCACGCTCGCGACGGTCGCGGACCTCGCGGCCAAGCGCGAGGTCGACGTGCTCGTCTCCGGCTTCTACCCGCTGGCGGAGGTGCAGGACGCGTTCGACGACCTGGAGCGCCGGCACGCCCGAGGCAAGATCGTGCTCGGCATGCGGCCCGTGCACTACCCGGGCGACCGGCGCAGCACGGCGAAGGCGCGCGACGTGGCGGAGGGGCGGGCCTGACGCGCCGCGCGTGATGCGCACCGGGTGACGCGCGCCGGGTGACGCCCGCCGCGGTCAGCGCGCGACGACCTCGGCGGGCTCGGGCTCCGTCGGGGATTCGATGTGCGCCTCGCGCCAGCGCAGCAGGTCGCGCACCGCGGGGGACTCGTCGCACTCGAGCATCGCGACGGCGGCGCGCGGCGTCTGGTCGTTGACGGCGAGCCAGGAGCGCACGCGCTCGGAGGTGTCGCCCACGAGCATCGTGAGCACGGCCGCCGGCGCCTGCGGGTTGCGGGCGAGGCACGCGCGGACGCCCTCGTCGGCGTCGCGCGCCAGGGCCCGCTGCACGTCCTCGGGCGCGTGGAGGCTGCTCGCCACGCTCTCCCGCACCTTGGGGTCGCGGTGCTCGGCGAGCAGGCGCAGCCGGCGGATCTTGCTGGGCGTGACCTCGGGCGCGGGATGCAGCGCGGCGGCCTGCTCCGCGGTGAGGACGGCGGGCGCGGTCCGGTGCAGGGCCTCGAGCTGCGCGGCGGTGGTGAACCTGATGCACGACATGCCCCGACGCTATCGAAGGTGCCCGTGAGATGGTGGATCCATGACCGCCGAGCGCCCGCCCGAGCCCCCGCGCGGGGCGCAGCGCGACAGCGGAGACGCGTGGGTGGAGGGCCCCGACGGCCAGCGGTTCTGGGGCGCGTTCGGCGCGGCCGGCCTGCTCGTGCACGACCCGGATCGCGGCGTCCTCCTCCAGCACCGCGTCGCGTGGAGCCACCACGGCGGCACGTGGGGACTGCCCGGCGGCGCCCGGCACGCGGGCGAGTCCGCGGTCGACGGCGCCGCGCGCGAGGCGGCCGAGGAGGCGGGGGTGCCGCCCGCGGGGATCCGGCCCGTGCTGGCGACCGTGCTCGACCTCGGCTTCTGGAGCTACACGACCGTCACCGCCCGCGTCCTCTGCCCGTTCGAGCCGCGCGTCGCGGACGCCGAGAGCATCGAGCTGCGCTGGGTGCCGGTCGACGAGGTCGACGGCCGCGAGCTGCATCCCGGGTTCGGCCGGGCCTGGCCGATGCTGCGCGGCGAGCTCGCGCGCGAGGTGACGCTGGTCGTCGACACCGCGAACCTGCTCGGCTCCCGGCCGGACGGCTGGTGGCGCGACCGCGCCGGATCCACCACCAATCTCCTCGTCGAGCTCGACGGGCTGGCGCGCGACGGCCTCCCCGCCGCCGACCTCGGGCTGCCGGGCGACGTGAGGTGGCCGGACGTGGTGGCCGTCGTGGAGGGGCACGCGCGGGACGCATCGCTGCCGGCGGCGCCCGTCGCGGATCCCGCGTCGCCCGTGCTGCGCGCACCCGGCGTCGCGGTGGTCGAGGCCGCGGCGGACGGCGACGGCGAGATCGTGCGCGTCGTCGGCGCCGCGCGGGACGACGGCCGCGAGGTCGTGGTGGTCACGGCGGACCGCGGGCTCGTCGCGCGGGTCGAGGCGCTCGGCGCCCGGGTCGTCGGGCCCGGCCGGGTCCGCGCGCTGCTCGACGCGCGCGCGGACCGCGACGCGGGCTAGGCGGCCGGAGCCGGCTCGGCCGTCGGGCCGGACGCGAGGGCGGCCGACGCCGCCTCGACGATCCCCGCGCGCCAGAGCGCGTGCAGGGCCAGGGCGGTCGGCCGGTCGCGGGCCGCGAGCACGCCGCCCGACGCCGGGAAGAGCGTGTCCTCGCCGTCCGCGTCGAGCACCACGCCGCCGGCCTCGCGCACGATGAGCGTCGCCGCGAGGTGGTCGACCGGCCCGAATGAGCCGATCACCGCGCCCACGCCGTGCCCGAGCGCGACGCCCGCGACCGTGAGCGTGCCGGATCCCATGATCCGCATCGTGCAATACCGCGCGGCGAGCGCGTCGAGCAGCGGGAGCATCCCCGGCCAGGGCGCGTGGCCCGCGAGCTCGGTGCTCACCATCCGGCCGCGGAGCGGATCCGCGTCGGGCGCGTGCACGCCGCCGGGCGCGGCCGTCAGGTCGAGGCGCGCGCCGGCGGACCGGGCCCCCTCGCCCTCCGCGGCCTCGACGACCGTGCCGCGCCAGGGATCCGCCACGACGCCCACCACGGGAGCGCCGTCGACCACGAGGGCGAGCGAGAAGCTCGTCCAGGGCACGCCGTTGGCGAGGTTCGCGGTGCCGTCGACCGGGTCGAGGTACCAGCACGGACGGCCGCGCACGGCCTCGCCGCCGTACTCCTCGCCGACGAGCACGTGGTGCGGGAACTGGGCGCCGACGACCGCGCGCACGTCGCGCTCGACGGCCCGGTCGATCTCCGTCACGTGGTCGGCGGGGTTGGCCTTCGTCGTGACCGCGCCCACCGCGTGCGACCGGATGTGGTCGATCGCGCGCGCGGCGAGGTCGCGGGCCGCGGCGCGGGCCCGGGTGCGCTCGGCGGCGGGCGCGGTCGCCCGGGCGTCGGCGGCCGCGGGATCCGCCGCCCGGCGCGCGAGCACGTCGAGGAGCGTCGCCAGCCGGTTGGTCGTGATCGCGTCGACCCCGATCGACGCCAGCCACTCCATCTGCGCGGGCTCGTCGACGGTCCACGCCGCCACCCGGGCGCCGTGCGCGTGCACGGCGTCCACGAGCGCGCGGCCCACGACGAGGTGCGGCAGGTTGACGACGGCGGGCCGGAGCTCCGCGAGGTCGTCCGCGGTGGGCGGCTGGGGGTCGGCCCACGGCAGCCAGATCACGGCGGCCGGGTCGAGCTCGCGGATCGCGCGCATGCCGTCGAGGTGCCCGCACCACGCGACCCGCGGCGTGCGCGGCGCGGCCGCGACGACCGCGTGGGCGGCGGCGGCCGGATCCCCGGACGCCATGTCGATCACGAGCTCGACGTCCGCGCCCGCGAGGAGCTCGAGCGCCTCGGCGAGGAGCGGGATCCGCAGCTCGCCGCCGCCGAGCGCCCGCACGTCGGCGAGGTCGAGGTCGGAGACCCGCGCGTCGACGCCCCAGAGGCGGTCGAGCGTGTCGTCGTGGAGGAGGACGACCCGGCCGTCGCGCGTGACGTGGACGTCGACCTCGACCGTCCGCGCGCCGACCTCGGCCGCCGAGCGGATGGCGGCGAGCGTGTTCTCGCGGTGCCGGGAGGAGTCGCCGCGGTGGGCGGTCGCGGCGGTCATCGGGCGTCGTCCGTCGCGGCGGGGGCGGCGGGGGTGGCGGCGGGAGCCCGGTCGGGCACGAGGATCCCGTCCCGGTAGTGCCGCACCTCGCGGAGCGTCACGGTGCCGGCCTCGCCGACCGCGGGCGCGGATCCGGTCACGAGCGCGCGCACCTCCACGCCGCCCGCGTCGAGCACGAGCTCCTGGAAGTGGCCGTGCGGCAGAACGCGGCGGACGACCACGGACGTCGCGTCGGGCTCCGGACGCGTGCCGCGCGGCGCGTAGGTCACGTCCTCGGGGCGCACGGCCCAGACGTCCGCGTCCGCCGAGGTCGGGACGAAGGCCGCAGGAGCGCCGGCCGTGAGCGTCTCGGGCGTGGTGCCCTGCAGGCGCGGCGCCGGCAGCAGGTTCATGCTGCCGATGAACGACGCGACCACGAGGGTCCGCGGCCGGGCGTACAGCTCCGTCGGCGCCGACACCTGCTCGATGCGGCCCTGGTGCATCACGGCGACGCGGTCGGAGATGGCGAGCGCCTCGTCCTGGTCGTGCGTGACCATCACGGTCGTGATCCCCAGCCGCTGCTGGATGTCGCGGATCTCCTCGCGCACCTTCACGCGCAGCTTCGCGTCGAGGTTCGACAGCGGCTCGTCGAGGAGCAGCAGGTCGGGCTCCTGCACGATCGCGCGGGCGAGCGCCGCGCGCTGCTGCTCGCCGCCGGAGATGTGCGCGGGCCGCGAGTGCGCGTGGTGCGCGAGGTTCACGGTCTCGAGCGCGGCCATGACCCGGCGCGCGACCTCGTCCTTGGGCAGCTTCCGCAGCGTGAGCGGGAAGGCGACGTTCTTGAACACGGTGAGGTGCGGCCAGAGCGCGTAGTTCTGGAACACCATCGCGCTCGGCCGCTTGTCGGGACCGGACGCGGTGACGTCGAGGCCGCCGATGACCACGGATCCGCGGTCGGGCTCGAGGAAGCCCGCGATCATGCGGAGCGTCGTGGTCTTGCCGCAGCCCGACGGGCCGAGCAGCGCGACGAGCTCGCCGCGCGCGACGTCGAGGTGGAGGTCGTCGACGATGGTGCGGCCGCCGAGGTCCTTGGAGAGGCCGGCGACGACGAGGCCGGACGGCACGGCCGTCGCGGTGCCGTCGTCGTGCTGGCGCGGGGGAGCGTCGGTGGTGGGGGAGGGTGCGGATGCGGTCATGGCCGGCCTAACGGATCTGGAAGCCCTCGGCCAGACGCCCGCCCATGATGTGGCGGCGGGCGAGCAGGAGGAGGGCGACGGAGGGGACGGAGAGGAGGATCGCGAACACGGCGGCGACCTGCTTCGGGTGGTTGAGGACGAGCGAGTACATCTCGGTCGGCATCGTCATGTAGACGGGGGCGCCCACGAGGTACGTGCCCTGCGCCTCGTCGAACGCGGCGAGGAACGACATGAGCACGGCCACGAGGATCCCGGGCAGCGCGAGCGGCAGGGTCACGTGCAGGAACGTCCGCACCCGCCCGGCGCCCGCGTCGCGCGCGGCCTCCTCGAGGGAGCGCGGCACGGCGCTGAACGCGGCGGCCGGGATCCAGGTCATGAACACGACCGTCCCGATGAGCTGCACGATGACGATGCCCGTGATGGTGTTCATGAGGTGCAGCCCGTAGAACAGCGACGCCATCGACACGAAGAGCCCCATCTTGGGGAACGCGTTGGTGGCGAACAGGCCCACCAGCAGGATCCGCCGGCCGGGGAACCGGAAGCGCGAGAACGCGTAGGCGGCCGGCAGGCAGACGAGCGCCGAGACGAGCACCGTGATGGGCGCGAAGTACAGCGAGTTGCGGACGGCCGCGGCGAGCTCGGCGTCCTCGAAGACCACGCGCCACCAGTCGAGCGTGAGGCCGGCGGGCACGAGGCTCGGGTAGTCCCAGCTCGTCGCGAACGCGTGCGCCGCGAGCCAGAGCAGCGGGCCGAGGATGAAGACCGCGACGACCACGAACAGGGCCGCCTGGATCCATCCGCGGGCGGAGAGGAGCGCGCGCATCAGACCCGGCCCTCCTTCTTGGCGGAGCGGAAGTTGGCCCGCACGTAGAGGAACGCGATGCCGGAGGCGAGGACGAACACCACGACGGCCATGACGATCGACTGCTGCGGGTGGTTGAAGCCCGTGAAGTACTTCGAGATGTCGACGCCGAGCATGCTGGGCGCGTTCGGTCCGGTGAAGTACGGCACCGTGAAGGAGCCGAGCACGCCGATCGCGGTGAAGGTCGTCGCGATGACGAGCGGGATCGCGGCGAGCGGCACGAGCACCCGCGTGACGATGGCCCACGTCGAGGCGCCCGCGTCGCGCGCGGCCTCGATCATGGCGTCGGGGATGCCCTGGACGCCGGAGGTCGCCATGAGCGTGGCGAACGGCAGGCTCGTCCAGACGGATCCGATGACCACCGCCACGGTCGTGTAGCCCCACGTCGGCCCCTCGAGGCCGACGAGCGCGAACACCGTGCGCACGAAGCCGTCGCCCGAGTAGAAGGTGAGGATCGCCCACGACGCGATGACGACGGGGATGAACAGGGGCACGATCGCGAGCCCGGCGAAGACCGACGCGAGCCGGCCGCCGCGGAGCCGCAGGTTGAGCGCGATCGCGAGCGAGAGGGCGATGACGATCGCGGTGGAGACCACCGTCACGAGCACCGTGACGCCGAGGTCGCGGAGGAAGCGCGGGTCGGTGAACACGTCGACGTACGCGTCGAACGTGCCCCACCAGCTGGTGGCGGTGCGCGTGCCGAGGCCGATCGTGGCGATCGTGCTGTTGAGCCCGCCCGTGTGGCCGAGGCTGAATCCGATGGCGAGCACGACGGGGATCCCGACGAAGAACGCGAGCAGGAGCGCGGGCGGGAGGGCGAGCGCCAGGCCGACGCCGGCGCGGCGGGTCTCCGGGGAGACCCGCCGCGCGCGGGAGGCCCGGGCGGCGGGGGCCGCCGTCCGGACGGCCGTCACTGGCCGGGGACCTTCTGGTCCCAGAGGTTCGACATGTCCGACGCCATCTGGCTGTAGTAGCCGGGGCGGAGCGTCGACGGGTCGGCCGAGGCGAACTGGTCCTTCAGGTCCGCGGGCACCTGGTCGAGCGAGATGACGGGGTAGCCCGCGATGGTGCTCGCGATGATGGCCTGGCCCTCGGCGGAGAGCACGTAGTCGGCGAGCTTCTGCGCGACGTCCGCGTGCTCAGCCGTCTTCGGGATGCCGAGGAAGGACGCGTGGCCCGTGAAGGCCGGGTCGGAGATCTGCGCGTACTTCACGGTCGCGGGCAGCGTGCCCGACTTCTGGGCCGTGATGACCTGGTCGCTCCAGACGGGGGCCATCTCGATGGCGCCCGTGCCGAGCAGGTCGAGCACCTGGTTGTTGCCGTTGGGGTAGACGCCGCCCTGGTACATGGCGGAGTTGAGGCCCTTGAGCTCGTCGAAGCCCGCGTCCCACGCGCCCTCGAGCGACTGGTCGTAGCCGGTCGTCATCTTCTCGCGCGTGGCGTCGTCGACGTGGGTGTCGAGGACGGTCGTGACGAAGGCAGCGCCGGATCCGCCGGTGGAGGGGGAGTTGTAGGCGAACTGGCCGGGGTTGGCCCGGATCCACGAAAGCAGGTCGGAGAGCGTCTTCGGCGGGTCGGTCACCTTCGTGGAGTCGTAGGCGAGCAGCACGGACGAGGCGCGGTAGGGGATCCCGAAGCCGCCGCCGGACTGGACGGTCGCGTCGGGCACGGTCGCGAGGTTCGGGATCGTGTCGGCCGAGACGGGTGCGAGGAGCCCGCCGGTGCCGGCCGCGGCCGTGAAGCCCGCGTCGATGAGGTCGTAGCCGGGGTCGGATCCGCCCTGCACCGAGCTCGTGAGCGTGGCCATGGTCTGCGCGTCGTGCTCGCCGTGCAGGTCGAGCGTCGTGGTGACGGAGGCGCCGGGGTTCGCCTTCTCGAACGCGGGGATGATCCCGTCGTCCCAGAGGGCCTGGACGTTGGTGTCGCCGGAGATGAAGACGCGGGCGGTGCCCGATGCGTCGGTGACGGCGTGGTTCTGGGCCTGGGCCTGCGTGCTCGTGGTGGGAGCGCAGCCCGCGAGCGCGACCGCGGCGGACGCGGCGGCGGCGAGGGCGAGGAGGGAACGGCGGGGGATCACGGGTCGGGTGTCCTTCTGCTGGGGAGCGATGCGGATCGCATCGTTTCGATGGTGCGGTCCTCCGGTTGCCCGGACGTGAACGGGACGTGGCGATACCGGTCCCCGAGGGCGAACGGGCCTGCCGGGGAGCGGGCCGTGAATAGGGTGGCGGCATGAGGAGGAACTCGCCGCGCACCTCCGTGACCCTGGCCGACGTGGCCGCGCTCGCGGGCGTCTCCACCTCCACGGCGTCGCTCGCGTACCGCAGCACCGGCTCGATCACGCCGGCCACGCGCGCCCGCATCCTGCGCGCCGCGGCCAGCATCGGCTACGCGGGGCCGGATCCCACGGCCAGGTCCCTGAAGAGCGGCCGCACCGGCATCGTGGGCGTCGTGGTCGCGGGCAGCATCCGCCGGGCGTTCCAGAACCCGGTCGCGCTCGCGACCATGGCGGGCCTCAGCGAGGCGCTCGACGACCTCGACGTGGGCCAGCTGCTGCTGCCGGGCCGGCGGGAGCCGCGCGAGGGATCCGCGCCCCTGCTCGAGGGCATGCCCGTCGACGCCGTGGTGTTCCTCACGCGCGGCGAGGAGGTGGACGCGCTCCTGCCCGGCCTCCGCGCCCGCCGGATCCCCATGGTCGGCGTCGAGGGCCCGCACGGGGAGGGCGTCGCCGTGGTCGACATCGACGACGCGCGCGGAATGGGCGAGCTCGCGCGCCACGTGCGCGCCCTCGGCCACCGCCGCGTCGCCGTGCTGATGCGCACCACGCGGATCGAGGAGGACGGTCCGCCCGGCCCCGTGATCCCCGTGGGTCGCGGTCTCGAGGAGATCGTCAACCGCACCATCCGCGAGCGGCTCCGCGCCGCGCGGAGCGTCTTCCCCGACGCCGTGCGCGTCGAGGCGGGCGGGCGCGACCTGGAGGCGGGGGAGCGCGCCGCGGGCGTGCTGCTCGACCTGCCGTCGCGGCCGACGGCGATCCTCGCCCAGAACGACATGCTCGCCGCGAGCGCCATCCGCGCCGCCGCCTCCCGCGGGCTGCGCGTCCCGGAGGACGTCACGGTCACGGGCTTCGACGGCGCGCACCTGCCGTGGCTCGAGCGCCGCCTCACGACGGTGGAGCAGCCGCTGCACGACCGCGGGGTGCGCGCCGGCCGCATGGTCGGCGAGCTGCTCGCGGGCCGGGCGCCGTCGGACGTCGTGCTGCCGGTGCGCGTGCGGATCGGCGACACCGCGGCGGCGCCCGCCTGACCCGCGGCGCCACGGACCCGCGACGCCACGCCGCCGGGCGCTAGCTGTACTGAGTCATCACGTTGGTGACACTCGGGCCGCGGGCGTCAGCCCGTGGCTCGAGTGGATTCGTTCAGTGTTGTAGTGCTGGATCCACGGATCAAGGGCGTCGGTTCTGGCTTGGTTGCTGGTGAAGGGTTGCCGGTAGGCCCACTCGGTCGCGAGGGTGCGGTTGAAGCGTTCGACCTTGCCGTTCTGCCAGGGGCAGTGCGGGCGGATGAACTTCTGCCTCGCACCGAGCTGCGTGACCGCGTTCTGGAACGCGGCCGAGTGCCGGTAGGCGAACGCGTTGTCCGTCAGGACCCGTTCGATGCGGGTGATGCCGTGCTCGGCGAAGTACGCCGCGGCCCGGGTCAGGAACCCTGCCGCGGTCACGCCCTTCTCGTCCGGGTGGATCTCCGCGTAGGCGAGGCGGGTGTGGTCATCGACCACGGCGTGGACGTAATCGAACCCGATCCCACGACCACGAACCTGTTCGCTGCGGCCATGCGCCCGCCAGCCGCCGCCGTCCGGGATCCGGCCGAGCTTCTTCACGTCGACGTGGATCAGGTCGCCGGGATGCTCATGCTCGTACCGGTTTGCCGTCGACCGGGATGCCCGGATCACGGCCCCGGTGACGGGGTCCAACCATGCCAACGGCGGTGCCCCGTGCCGCCGCAGGACGCGGGAGATCGTGCGGGCTGGAACACCGGTCACCGGCGCCAACCGGGCAGGACCTGATCGCAATCGGGTCCTCGCTTCCACGACGGCTCGTTCTCGTTCCGGGCTCGTCCTCGTCGGCACCCGTCTCGGCCTCGAGGACCGGTCCGACAAGCCTTCGAAGCCCTCGGACCGGAACCGATTCACCCACCGATGCGCGCACTGACGCGACACACCGAGTTCGCGCGCGACATGCGAGACCGGCCGACGATCCTCGACCACCCGCCGCACGAGGAGAACCCTCCCGTGAACCGTCAGACGAGCATTAGCGTGGGACATCGAGGCCTCCTGGCAGTGGCAGAACTAGACAGCTCCATCAAGCCAGGAGGCCTCCTCACACGCCCCGAAGTGTCACCAACGTCATGGCCGGGTACAGCTAGCGTCCCGCGGGATCCGTCACGAAGTCGATGAGCTGCTCCACGCGG from Clavibacter michiganensis subsp. insidiosus harbors:
- a CDS encoding inositol monophosphatase family protein, with amino-acid sequence MTAATAHRGDSSRHRENTLAAIRSAAEVGARTVEVDVHVTRDGRVVLLHDDTLDRLWGVDARVSDLDLADVRALGGGELRIPLLAEALELLAGADVELVIDMASGDPAAAAHAVVAAAPRTPRVAWCGHLDGMRAIRELDPAAVIWLPWADPQPPTADDLAELRPAVVNLPHLVVGRALVDAVHAHGARVAAWTVDEPAQMEWLASIGVDAITTNRLATLLDVLARRAADPAAADARATAPAAERTRARAAARDLAARAIDHIRSHAVGAVTTKANPADHVTEIDRAVERDVRAVVGAQFPHHVLVGEEYGGEAVRGRPCWYLDPVDGTANLANGVPWTSFSLALVVDGAPVVGVVADPWRGTVVEAAEGEGARSAGARLDLTAAPGGVHAPDADPLRGRMVSTELAGHAPWPGMLPLLDALAARYCTMRIMGSGTLTVAGVALGHGVGAVIGSFGPVDHLAATLIVREAGGVVLDADGEDTLFPASGGVLAARDRPTALALHALWRAGIVEAASAALASGPTAEPAPAA
- a CDS encoding extracellular solute-binding protein, whose amino-acid sequence is MIPRRSLLALAAAASAAVALAGCAPTTSTQAQAQNHAVTDASGTARVFISGDTNVQALWDDGIIPAFEKANPGASVTTTLDLHGEHDAQTMATLTSSVQGGSDPGYDLIDAGFTAAAGTGGLLAPVSADTIPNLATVPDATVQSGGGFGIPYRASSVLLAYDSTKVTDPPKTLSDLLSWIRANPGQFAYNSPSTGGSGAAFVTTVLDTHVDDATREKMTTGYDQSLEGAWDAGFDELKGLNSAMYQGGVYPNGNNQVLDLLGTGAIEMAPVWSDQVITAQKSGTLPATVKYAQISDPAFTGHASFLGIPKTAEHADVAQKLADYVLSAEGQAIIASTIAGYPVISLDQVPADLKDQFASADPSTLRPGYYSQMASDMSNLWDQKVPGQ
- a CDS encoding ABC transporter ATP-binding protein, with the translated sequence MTASAPSPTTDAPPRQHDDGTATAVPSGLVVAGLSKDLGGRTIVDDLHLDVARGELVALLGPSGCGKTTTLRMIAGFLEPDRGSVVIGGLDVTASGPDKRPSAMVFQNYALWPHLTVFKNVAFPLTLRKLPKDEVARRVMAALETVNLAHHAHSRPAHISGGEQQRAALARAIVQEPDLLLLDEPLSNLDAKLRVKVREEIRDIQQRLGITTVMVTHDQDEALAISDRVAVMHQGRIEQVSAPTELYARPRTLVVASFIGSMNLLPAPRLQGTTPETLTAGAPAAFVPTSADADVWAVRPEDVTYAPRGTRPEPDATSVVVRRVLPHGHFQELVLDAGGVEVRALVTGSAPAVGEAGTVTLREVRHYRDGILVPDRAPAATPAAPAATDDAR
- a CDS encoding IS481-like element IS1122 family transposase, with product MSHANARLTVHGRVLLVRRVVEDRRPVSHVARELGVSRQCAHRWVNRFRSEGFEGLSDRSSRPRRVPTRTSPERERAVVEARTRLRSGPARLAPVTGVPARTISRVLRRHGAPPLAWLDPVTGAVIRASRSTANRYEHEHPGDLIHVDVKKLGRIPDGGGWRAHGRSEQVRGRGIGFDYVHAVVDDHTRLAYAEIHPDEKGVTAAGFLTRAAAYFAEHGITRIERVLTDNAFAYRHSAAFQNAVTQLGARQKFIRPHCPWQNGKVERFNRTLATEWAYRQPFTSNQARTDALDPWIQHYNTERIHSSHGLTPAARVSPT
- a CDS encoding ABC transporter permease, producing MRALLSARGWIQAALFVVVAVFILGPLLWLAAHAFATSWDYPSLVPAGLTLDWWRVVFEDAELAAAVRNSLYFAPITVLVSALVCLPAAYAFSRFRFPGRRILLVGLFATNAFPKMGLFVSMASLFYGLHLMNTITGIVIVQLIGTVVFMTWIPAAAFSAVPRSLEEAARDAGAGRVRTFLHVTLPLALPGILVAVLMSFLAAFDEAQGTYLVGAPVYMTMPTEMYSLVLNHPKQVAAVFAILLSVPSVALLLLARRHIMGGRLAEGFQIR
- a CDS encoding NUDIX domain-containing protein encodes the protein MTAERPPEPPRGAQRDSGDAWVEGPDGQRFWGAFGAAGLLVHDPDRGVLLQHRVAWSHHGGTWGLPGGARHAGESAVDGAAREAAEEAGVPPAGIRPVLATVLDLGFWSYTTVTARVLCPFEPRVADAESIELRWVPVDEVDGRELHPGFGRAWPMLRGELAREVTLVVDTANLLGSRPDGWWRDRAGSTTNLLVELDGLARDGLPAADLGLPGDVRWPDVVAVVEGHARDASLPAAPVADPASPVLRAPGVAVVEAAADGDGEIVRVVGAARDDGREVVVVTADRGLVARVEALGARVVGPGRVRALLDARADRDAG
- a CDS encoding NADP-dependent oxidoreductase translates to MSPSSRSTSQQVQFGSFGGVDVLEVVDIPRPSPGPGEVLVEVFAAGINHIEAYIRQGRFPDEVPTAFPNGQGSDFAGCIAAVGEGVTRFRKGQDVLGHTVMAAHATHVVVPAGNVVLKPAQLPWEVAGGLFLAGLVAHDVLHAVTVGEGDTRVVTAAAGGVGSIEAQLAMRRGARVIGTCGERNFDYLRQIGVTPVVYGDGLADRIRAAAPNGVQGFVDNFGGGEPVAEELGVAGKRFSSSDDRRELELEAVLPPVEEDDVHRSRTLATVADLAAKREVDVLVSGFYPLAEVQDAFDDLERRHARGKIVLGMRPVHYPGDRRSTAKARDVAEGRA
- a CDS encoding ABC transporter permease encodes the protein MTAVRTAAPAARASRARRVSPETRRAGVGLALALPPALLLAFFVGIPVVLAIGFSLGHTGGLNSTIATIGLGTRTATSWWGTFDAYVDVFTDPRFLRDLGVTVLVTVVSTAIVIALSLAIALNLRLRGGRLASVFAGLAIVPLFIPVVIASWAILTFYSGDGFVRTVFALVGLEGPTWGYTTVAVVIGSVWTSLPFATLMATSGVQGIPDAMIEAARDAGASTWAIVTRVLVPLAAIPLVIATTFTAIGVLGSFTVPYFTGPNAPSMLGVDISKYFTGFNHPQQSIVMAVVVFVLASGIAFLYVRANFRSAKKEGRV
- a CDS encoding LacI family DNA-binding transcriptional regulator, with translation MRRNSPRTSVTLADVAALAGVSTSTASLAYRSTGSITPATRARILRAAASIGYAGPDPTARSLKSGRTGIVGVVVAGSIRRAFQNPVALATMAGLSEALDDLDVGQLLLPGRREPREGSAPLLEGMPVDAVVFLTRGEEVDALLPGLRARRIPMVGVEGPHGEGVAVVDIDDARGMGELARHVRALGHRRVAVLMRTTRIEEDGPPGPVIPVGRGLEEIVNRTIRERLRAARSVFPDAVRVEAGGRDLEAGERAAGVLLDLPSRPTAILAQNDMLAASAIRAAASRGLRVPEDVTVTGFDGAHLPWLERRLTTVEQPLHDRGVRAGRMVGELLAGRAPSDVVLPVRVRIGDTAAAPA